GATCCACTTATATAAACTGGTCCACGTTCACCATCTTGTGCTGTTCCTAAATAGCTACCTTTAACTGTTAGATTTTTCAGTAAAACTTCACTTGGAGTAGCTGTGACCGCCACTCCAGCCGTAAATTCCAATTTATTCTGACCATCAATAATAACAGGGTTTGCTAAAGCTACTTTAGGAACTGAAATAGGATTTGTTACGGTATCATCCACTGTTATTGTTTTTACCAAACCATCTCTCACATAGTTATGATTAACACTATTTACGACTTCCGTACTGTCTTTTACACGTAAAACAGTCGAAGTGGTAACCTTAAGAGTTTCCCCGTCTGCAAAAGCGACTTTTTGCGAATTACCGCTTTTTGTAACAGTTACAGACTTGAGTGAAAATGAACCTGATGCGATGGAACCTTGAGCGATATCTTCATCTGTGTATGAGATTTCCAAGCCTTCAACTGGTTCCCCATTCTGTGAGAAAGTCATTGAATTTTGTATTTTCCCAGCTGCTTCACTGACAACTGCGCCATTCTCCCAAATAAAGTCGCCTGTTAAATCATTTTGAACAATTTCATGAGCAAATGGAACATGCTGTAATTTGACCGAATTGGTTATACTTTGACCACCATTTGCATCTTTTACTGAGCCTTCCACTAGGGAAATATCAGAGCCAACTTTAAAAACATTAGCGCTGGTAATGTCTCCACCGATGGTCATGGTGAGGCTTGTCCCATCCTGAGACCAAACCGCTTTGATTGGATATTGATCAGTACCCATCCCAAAAACGAAATCTTTCCCAAAAAGATGCTCATCAATACTGTGATCCTCTGTATTCCCGCTATATCGAACGGGTTCACTAAATTTGAATGTAATTGTATCTCCTGGTGAAGAATCTCCGTCTTTATCGATATCATTTAAAATGGCACTCACTAGGTAAGGCTTTTTCGATTCTAACACTGTAGTTTCGATGGAAGTCTCCTTGATTGCATTTCCATTCGTTGCTGTAACCTTTAACAAAAGTTGATCATTCTCATTATCCGCATCATCTTGCATTACGTTTCCTGTTGAAAGATCAATGCTTGCGTTATGGTCGCCCACTTTTGTAGCTGAATCCCATTTAAAGCTTGTACCATTCGGTCCCACTGTAACTAAATCAAGCGGAGTGGACACCTGCTCTAAGCTTGGGTTTTCTTTTTTAATAAGTGAAGGGAGCAATGCCGTATCGACTACTAACTTTAATTCATTCTCTGTTAAAGGCTTCCCTTTTTCAGCAATCGCTTTTTTCACTGCGGTTGTTACATCTGTGATATTTTCTGGAGTAACACCTTTAATATCAATACCTTCAAATAGTTTTACTAAATCATCTGCACCGGGTGCTGGTGTTGCATTGATTTTATCTTGCATTACCTCTACAGGGCGTTTAATCGTATGTGTCATTTTACCACTAGCATCCACTGTTACGATAATTTGTGCTTCCTTTAAGGAAGGTGCATCTTCTTTAATCGAAATAGTAGCTGTACCCGGACCTTTGGATGTGATGACGATCTCTCCATCCTTTAAGGTAGCGGTTGCGACCGTTCCATTACTTGATGTAACTGTTGTACCAATCATGCCTACAGCAAGTGGATCTTCGTTGTCTGTATCTTCAATATTATTGGCTTTTAAAGTTTGTGAAACAAATGGATTCGGTGTGCCCCCATTGTTTCCACCGTCTGTTGATCCGCCACCGTTAGATCCGCCTCCACTCGAAGGCGCAGTCGGTGTTGTTGGAGTTATCGGGGGGGTAGAGCGTTCTACCTGCGCGGTATTCGTCACATTTTTTATTGCTGAAGATATACCTCCCGGGTATTTTACAGCTTCCTCAGGCTTTATATTTACTGGCTTAATTAAAGTATCAATTGTAGTGTCTTTTGGGACAATCAGTTGACTTCCGTATTGTTTCGTTTCTACTGTCGACAGTTGGGCTTTGTTTTCAAGCGTTACTTTTATTGGCGTTTCAATTGTTAAATGGTTTGTTTCAAGCTGTCCTTTGACGACTACGTTCTGATTCCCATTAAAATGGATTGAATTAATTTTACCGGCAACTTCGATACCTGATACATTATTACCAACCTTAATAGATGGTGTAGCCTTGTTCGTGACAATTTCAGTGTTGTCACGATTCACAACAATTTCATCTACTGTTGTGTTCGTAAGCTTAATAACTGATTTCTGCTCACGCTTTGCTTCCCCTTCAATGATCAAGTTTCCGTTTAATGCAAGCCCATTTAATTCAATTTGCTTTTGGTCACCTTTTTTAACCGTAATATCACCAGTAATATTAGCATTTGCCAGCTTAATATAATCGCCTGCAATGGTTATATTGGCTTCGACAGTACCTCCAGCCAAATCCAATGTTAGCGGGTTATCAATAGTTCCTCCATTGGTCAATTCCAGGTTACGAATACCGATAATTTTTGTGCCAATTTTGATAAAATCTAAATTTGCCTCATTCAACGCTGCTAAATTTTTTGAATGAAGTAATGGCTGGAGCTCTTTTTTGATGTAAAATACCTGACCACCCATAGTCATTTTATTGCCGCTAATTTCAGAAATAATTTTCTCATCTGGTTGGCGGTTATCACGATAATCTGTTGTTTTCTCGGATCTTATTGTAAATGCTGCCATATCTCCGCGAGTTAGTGTCGAAATTCCACCATATTTTAGGGCGGATTGTCCGGTTGTAATACCTAGATCATATAAGGTTTGAATATATGGAGCGGCCCAATTATTTTTTAATTGTGTATCCGTAAATGGTAAATTAATTTCTTTGGCGGGTTCTAGACCATAGCCATTGACAATAATTTTTGCCATTTGATTTCGTGTAATAGGTGAGTTCGGTTTAAATGTCCCATCCTGAAAGCCATCGATAACACCTGCTTCTTTTAATGCTTCTATGTACGGGTATGCCCAGTCACTCGTTGAAACATCCTTAAACGTAGGATTAAAAGATTTGGTAACATTTAAGCCTAGATTGAGTGCCAGAATTTTTGAGGCTTCTGCTCGTGTTAACAATCCTCCTGGTTTGAATGAACCATCTTTATAACCACTAACAAAACCACGCTCAAATAATTCATTCACATATTCATAATAATCCGAAGCAGCTTTGATATCTGTAAACGTTTCCCCATTCTCACTCGCTTTTATATAGTCCGGTGCCACAACGGTAAGTGCGCTTGTTGCAATCGTTGTAGCAAGTGCTACTTTGAAAAATTTGTCATATAATACGGTGTTTTTATTCATCCTACTACTTCCTCCTCGTGATTTAATTTCAGTTTGATAGATATGTCCTTAATTTAACGAAGTGCATCTGAACAAAATCTGAACAAAATTAAGACGCGATGGCGGATGGAGGCAGAGGATCGGTGCATCGCTTGTGGATGCTTCCGGGGAGGGGGCGTTCATAAAGAAGTGAGAGGTACCCTTGGTTAGTCCGTTACCGGACTGTATGGCATTTTTGGCGACGGCACAACGGTGGCGATCGAGATGGCACGTATACATTTT
Above is a window of Paenibacillus sp. E222 DNA encoding:
- a CDS encoding S-layer homology domain-containing protein — protein: MNKNTVLYDKFFKVALATTIATSALTVVAPDYIKASENGETFTDIKAASDYYEYVNELFERGFVSGYKDGSFKPGGLLTRAEASKILALNLGLNVTKSFNPTFKDVSTSDWAYPYIEALKEAGVIDGFQDGTFKPNSPITRNQMAKIIVNGYGLEPAKEINLPFTDTQLKNNWAAPYIQTLYDLGITTGQSALKYGGISTLTRGDMAAFTIRSEKTTDYRDNRQPDEKIISEISGNKMTMGGQVFYIKKELQPLLHSKNLAALNEANLDFIKIGTKIIGIRNLELTNGGTIDNPLTLDLAGGTVEANITIAGDYIKLANANITGDITVKKGDQKQIELNGLALNGNLIIEGEAKREQKSVIKLTNTTVDEIVVNRDNTEIVTNKATPSIKVGNNVSGIEVAGKINSIHFNGNQNVVVKGQLETNHLTIETPIKVTLENKAQLSTVETKQYGSQLIVPKDTTIDTLIKPVNIKPEEAVKYPGGISSAIKNVTNTAQVERSTPPITPTTPTAPSSGGGSNGGGSTDGGNNGGTPNPFVSQTLKANNIEDTDNEDPLAVGMIGTTVTSSNGTVATATLKDGEIVITSKGPGTATISIKEDAPSLKEAQIIVTVDASGKMTHTIKRPVEVMQDKINATPAPGADDLVKLFEGIDIKGVTPENITDVTTAVKKAIAEKGKPLTENELKLVVDTALLPSLIKKENPSLEQVSTPLDLVTVGPNGTSFKWDSATKVGDHNASIDLSTGNVMQDDADNENDQLLLKVTATNGNAIKETSIETTVLESKKPYLVSAILNDIDKDGDSSPGDTITFKFSEPVRYSGNTEDHSIDEHLFGKDFVFGMGTDQYPIKAVWSQDGTSLTMTIGGDITSANVFKVGSDISLVEGSVKDANGGQSITNSVKLQHVPFAHEIVQNDLTGDFIWENGAVVSEAAGKIQNSMTFSQNGEPVEGLEISYTDEDIAQGSIASGSFSLKSVTVTKSGNSQKVAFADGETLKVTTSTVLRVKDSTEVVNSVNHNYVRDGLVKTITVDDTVTNPISVPKVALANPVIIDGQNKLEFTAGVAVTATPSEVLLKNLTVKGSYLGTAQDGERGPVYISGSADVILDHVTVDFPAGGGYGASGILLKNANAKLEIKDTTISVHFTNSDNSSYYAIGVRADVEGASIDIINSTISSNGANGGANGIQTSKGATVNITDSTINVKTSTFPGTVYGIYLGEGSSLTTSGASEIVITAPAANGFGIGNNVNYANLNISDTTIFDLDAAGAGKTKDAYEHNPDDLAVLDEARAKIDENLIKASNPTLQGVTEALNLPTDVDGVLVEWTADTVDGATVHADGTVTRSSNDDADDLVTLTATFTHNGMKKTKVFPVTIKESKVPTLTSAALVDHNVDGKASMGESVELTFSEPVTFSLLSIGDQEIDPGSGVWSEDKKTLTVTLQADITAAGTVTIKVNNLEDAAHNTKDEDVVELTIR